One window from the genome of Salvia miltiorrhiza cultivar Shanhuang (shh) chromosome 7, IMPLAD_Smil_shh, whole genome shotgun sequence encodes:
- the LOC130993759 gene encoding uncharacterized protein LOC130993759, which translates to MEASTSKPVKQKSFSRRVSFNEDTILPPKERRREYCASDIEARISVNSRRCRICGRMCSSCCFWISIALSLLIFLLLICGALYYGFFKSHMPKIRLQRLDVASADSTENLAVLLNATHGGEKTELIYSRMIASVAASGVRFGVVRLADVRQPPRNSTVMEVAAGMKDEAMGDRAARDLRSKAEAHALVVDVNVRGRIDVILRGRKMHGFPFKIECRNINQSEIDAGRAPPCSIQLSLS; encoded by the exons ATGGAGGCCTCAACTTCCAAACCGGTAAAGCAGAAGAGCTTCAGCCGCCGCGTCTCCTTTAACGAGGACACAATCTTGCCGCCAAAGGAACGCCGCCGCGAATACTGCGCCAGCGACATAGAAGCGCGGATCTCCGTCAATAGCCGCCGCTGCCGCATCTGCGGCCGGATGTGCAGCTCCTGCTGCTTCTGGATCTCCATCGCCCTCAGCCTCCTCatcttcctcctcctcatctGCGGCGCTCTGTATTACGGTTTCTTCAAATCGCACATGCCTAAGATCCGCCTCCAGCGGCTCGACGTCGCCTCGGCGGATTCCACAGAAAACCTGGCCGTCCTCCTCAACGCCACGCATGGCGGCGAAAAGACGGAGCTGATCTACAGCAGGATGATCGCCTCCGTGGCGGCGAGCGGCGTTCGATTCGGCGTCGTGAGGCTGGCCGACGTTCGGCAGCCACCGCGGAATTCGACGGTAATGGAGGTGGCGGCGGGGATGAAGGACGAGGCGATGGGAGATCGGGCGGCGCGTGACCTGCGGAGCAAAGCGGAGGCGCACGCGCTGGTGGTCGATGTGAATGTGAGGGGGCGGATCGATGTGATCCTGAGAGGGAGGAAGATGCACGGTTTTCCGTTCAAAATCGAGTGCCGGAACATCAACCAGTCGGAAATTGACGCCGGTCGTGCACCGCCGTGTAGCATTCAGTTGTCTCTAAG TTAA
- the LOC130992120 gene encoding putative pentatricopeptide repeat-containing protein At1g12700, mitochondrial, which translates to MDLERIMFNSSLKSFTFDIASLHFHSFPIPRSNFGNVSHKIQMRHFSRKPRSNFDNVSHRMSQLSGKPRFDFGSLREPDDAIALFEEMVRMHPRPSVIDFNKCLTAVVKMKQYSVALHLFDKMLRSDVPVDHYSLSIAINCCCGLKRPDCGFAILGSFFKLGHEPDVVTFTTLIRGLMLVGKIVEAAKLLEKMSVEANVVTYSTVLNGLCKAGHTFEALDLLRLWEKGSCKPDVIGYSTIIDRPCKDGMVDNALQLFSTLADKTISPSVVTYTSMIQGLCNLRRWDEVEYMLKEMVANEVCPDVFTCSILVDAFCNEGRMEEANGILEYMKKIDVQPDIVIYNALINGYSLQGEMDKAQNMLDLAVKSGLKPNIICYSSLMNGYCKMGRVDEVSRLFVAILAEGLEHDVVSYNVMLHALFREGRCEDGLNLFKEMEALKISPSIRTYSVVLGGLCSARRIGEAFSMLHSMEDKGIIPNIVTYNVLIEGLCSHNKVDGAKDLFDKLPSKGLKPTVVTYTILIGALCGKRRIEEAKDLLIQMVGKGCLHDRVTYNVFVQGLLKTNKMDDAEPLLEEMNSRGFILDTTTLPVLEENNSRSCTLDATTFSMLLEEFGNGRAR; encoded by the coding sequence ATGGATTTGGAAAGAATTATGTTCAATTCTTCATTGAAATCTTTCACTTTCGACATTGCTTCTCTACATTTTCACTCATTTCCTATACCCAGATCCAATTTTGGTAATGTCAGCCACAAAATCCAAATGAGGCACTTTTCCCGCAAACCCAGATCCAATTTTGATAATGTCAGCCACCGAATGAGCCAACTTTCCGGCAAACCCAGATTCGATTTCGGATCTCTGCGTGAGCCAGATGATGCTATAGCTCTATTTGAGGAAATGGTGAGAATGCATCCCCGCCCTTCTGTTATTGATTTCAATAAATGTTTGACTGCTGTAGTGAAGATGAAACAATACTCAGTCGCTCTTCATCTGTTCGACAAAATGCTTCGAAGTGATGTTCCTGTAGATCACTACAGCTTGAGTATTGCGATTAATTGCTGTTGCGGACTGAAAAGACCTGATTGCGGGTTTGCGATTTTAGGCAGCTTTTTCAAGCTTGGGCATGAGCCTGATGTTGTAACCTTtaccactctcatcagaggtCTTATGTTGGTTGGAAAGATTGTTGAGGCGGCAAAACTGTTGGAAAAAATGTCGGTCGAAGCTAATGTAGTAACTTATAGCACTGTGCTCAATGGATTGTGCAAAGCTGGACATACATTCGAGGCGCTTGATTTGCTCAGGTTATGGGAAAAAGGAAGCTGCAAGCCTGATGTTATTGGTTACAGCACAATAATTGATCGTCCATGCAAGGACGGAATGGTTGACAATGCTCTCCAACTCTTCTCCACCTTGGCTGATAAGACCATTTCACCAAGTGTTGTGACATATACTTCGATGATTCAGGGGTTATGCAATTTAAGGAGATGGGATGAAGTTGAATACATGTTAAAGGAGATGGTGGCTAATGAGGTCTGCCCAGATGTATTCACCTGTAGTATTTTGGTGGATGCTTTTTGTAATGAGGGAAGAATGGAAGAGGCGAACGGTATTTTGGAATACATGAAGAAAATAGATGTTCAACCCGACATTGTCATTTACAATGCATTGATCAATGGATATAGCTTGCAAGGTGAAATGGACAAAGCCCAAAACATGCTTGATTTAGCAGTCAAATCTGGCTTGAAGCCAAATATTATATGCTACAGTAGCTTGATGAACGGGTATTGCAAAATGGGACGAGTGGATGAAGTTTCGCGTCTTTTTGTCGCAATTCTTGCAGAAGGATTAGAGCACGATGTTGTTTCTTATAACGTCATGTTGCATGCCTTATTTCGTGAAGGAAGATGTGAAGATGGTTTAAATTTGTTCAAAGAGATGGAGGCTCTAAAAATTTCTCCTAGTATAAGGACTTACAGTGTCGTGTTGGGAGGCTTGTGCAGTGCTCGTCGCATTGGTGAAGCATTTTCGATGTTGCATTCCATGGAAGATAAAGGCATCATTCCCAACATAGTAACATACAATGTTCTAATTGAGGGATTGTGCAGTCATAATAAAGTTGACGGGGCAAAAGATCTTTTTGACAAGCTTCCATCCAAAGGTTTGAAGCCTACAGTGGTAACGTATACAATCCTTATTGGTGCACTTTGTGGAAAAAGGCGGATAGAGGAGGCAAAGGACTTACTCATTCAAATGGTAGGCAAAGGTTGCTTGCATGATAGGGTGACGTACAATGTTTTTGTTCAAGGTCTACTCAAAACGAACAAGATGGATGATGCAGAGCCACTCTTGGAAGAGATGAATTCAAGGGGCTTTATACTAGACACGACTACTTTGCCAGTCTTGGAAGAGAATAATTCAAGGAGCTGCACACTTGATGCCACTACTTTTTCGATGCTGCTTGAAGAGTTTGGCAACGGAAGGGCACGATAG